The following are encoded together in the Pungitius pungitius chromosome 7, fPunPun2.1, whole genome shotgun sequence genome:
- the LOC119216716 gene encoding cytochrome P450 2J2-like isoform X1, producing the protein MIFQTLFNCLDFTGWLLLTLAVLLLTDVFRNWRPRGFPPGPWPLPFLGNIFTGVDFKSIEKLAQEYGPVLSLRKGSVRMVFVSGHKMVKEALVNQLDSFVDRPVVPLFHKIFKGIGVIMSNGYLWRQQRKFTNTHLRYFGEGQRSLEKYIQVESTYLCEAFREEQRGPFNPHYTITTAVSNIISSVLFGQRFEYSDQSFRKVLELDNEAVLLSGSPLAQLYDVFPGLLEHLPGPHQTVQGNYKEIMAFLEKQVEKHQNERNPDDPQNFIDVYLAEIEKKKEDPQAGFNIETLLVCILDLIEAGTETSSTTLRWALVYMMHYPEIQEKVQAEIDRVIGESRQPALADRPNMPFTEAVIHEIQRIGNIVPMGFPKMASKDTTLGGYLIPKGTSVTTSLASVLFDKNEWATPDTFNPDHFLDSEGHFRRREAFLPFSAGKRGCLGEHLARMELFLFFTSFLQRFTISSVPGEMPSLQGVMGFTCSPQEFRILAEPR; encoded by the exons ATGATTTTTCAAACGCTTTTCAATTGTCTGGACTTTACCGGCTGGTTGTTGTTGACTTTGGCCGTTTTACTTCTGACAGATGTGTTCAGGAACTGGAGGCCACGCGGCTTTCCACCGGGACCCTGGCCGCTCCCTTTTCTAGGAAATATCTTCACAGGAGTGGACTTCAAATCAATAGAGAAG CTTGCTCAGGAGTACGGTCCAGTGCTCAGCTTGAGGAAAGGCAGCGTGAGGATGGTGTTTGTCTCCGGCCACAAGATGGTCAAAGAGGCTCTTGTCAACCAGCTGGACAGCTTTGTTGATCGTCCTGTAGTTCCTCTCTTCCACAAAATCTTCAAAGGGATTG GAGTCATTATGAGCAATGGTTACCTCTGGAGGCAGCAGAGGAAGTTTACCAACACTCATCTGCGTTACTTTggagagggtcagaggtcactggaGAAATACATTCAGGTTGAAAGCACCTACTTGTGTGAAGCTTTCAGAGAGGAACAAA GAGGACCGTTCAACCCCCACTACACCATAACGACCGCAGTGAGCAACATCATCTCCTCTGTGCTCTTCGGACAGCGCTTTGAATACAGCGATCAGAGTTTTCGAAAGGTTCTGGAGCTGGACAATGAGGCTGTCTTGCTCTCCGGTTCTCCTCTGGCTCAG CTGTATGATGTGTTCCCCGGCTTGCTGGAGCACCTGCCAGGACCTCACCAGACTGTCCAAGGAAACTACAAGGAGATCATGGCTTTCCTGGAAAAGCAAGTAGAGAAGCACCAGAATGAGAGGAACCCTGATGACCCCCAGAATTTTATTGACGTATACCTGGCAGAGATCGAGAAG AAAAAGGAGGATCCCCAGGCGGGCTTTAACATTGAAACCCTGCTGGTTTGCATTCTGGACCTGATTGAGGCTGGGACCGAAACAAGTTCCACCACTTTACGCTGGGCCCTCGTCTACATGATGCACTACCCAGAGATCCAAG AGAAGGTCCAGGCAGAGATAGACCGAGTCATTGGAGAGTCTCGTCAGCCCGCTCTGGCCGACAGACCCAACATGCCCTTCACCGAGGCCGTCATCCACGAGATTCAAAGGATAGGGAACATCGTTCCTATGGGGTTCCCCAAAATGGCTAGTAAAGATACTACACTGGGAGGATATTTGATACCGAAG GGTACGAGTGTGACGACATCTCTCGCATCTGTGCTGTTTGATAAGAATGAGTGGGCAACTCCTGACACCTTCAATCCTGATCATTTCTTGGATTCAGAGGGACATTTCCGCAGAAGAGAGGCCTTCCTACCGTTTTCTGCAG GTAAACGTGGGTGTTTAGGAGAACATCTGGCCAGGATGGAGCTGTTCCTTTTCTTTACGTCTTTTCTACAACGTTTCACCATATCTTCTGTTCCTGGAGAAATGCCCAGCCTGCAGGGAGTGATGGGCTTCACCTGCTCCCCTCAGGAGTTCCGGATCCTCGCTGAGCCTCGCTAA
- the LOC119216716 gene encoding cytochrome P450 2J2-like isoform X2 — protein MVTSGGSRGSLPTLICVTLERVRGHWRNTFRLKAPTCVKLSERNKARGPFNPHYTITTAVSNIISSVLFGQRFEYSDQSFRKVLELDNEAVLLSGSPLAQLYDVFPGLLEHLPGPHQTVQGNYKEIMAFLEKQVEKHQNERNPDDPQNFIDVYLAEIEKKKEDPQAGFNIETLLVCILDLIEAGTETSSTTLRWALVYMMHYPEIQEKVQAEIDRVIGESRQPALADRPNMPFTEAVIHEIQRIGNIVPMGFPKMASKDTTLGGYLIPKGTSVTTSLASVLFDKNEWATPDTFNPDHFLDSEGHFRRREAFLPFSAGKRGCLGEHLARMELFLFFTSFLQRFTISSVPGEMPSLQGVMGFTCSPQEFRILAEPR, from the exons ATGGTTACCTCTGGAGGCAGCAGAGGAAGTTTACCAACACTCATCTGCGTTACTTTggagagggtcagaggtcactggaGAAATACATTCAGGTTGAAAGCACCTACTTGTGTGAAGCTTTCAGAGAGGAACAAAGCAA GAGGACCGTTCAACCCCCACTACACCATAACGACCGCAGTGAGCAACATCATCTCCTCTGTGCTCTTCGGACAGCGCTTTGAATACAGCGATCAGAGTTTTCGAAAGGTTCTGGAGCTGGACAATGAGGCTGTCTTGCTCTCCGGTTCTCCTCTGGCTCAG CTGTATGATGTGTTCCCCGGCTTGCTGGAGCACCTGCCAGGACCTCACCAGACTGTCCAAGGAAACTACAAGGAGATCATGGCTTTCCTGGAAAAGCAAGTAGAGAAGCACCAGAATGAGAGGAACCCTGATGACCCCCAGAATTTTATTGACGTATACCTGGCAGAGATCGAGAAG AAAAAGGAGGATCCCCAGGCGGGCTTTAACATTGAAACCCTGCTGGTTTGCATTCTGGACCTGATTGAGGCTGGGACCGAAACAAGTTCCACCACTTTACGCTGGGCCCTCGTCTACATGATGCACTACCCAGAGATCCAAG AGAAGGTCCAGGCAGAGATAGACCGAGTCATTGGAGAGTCTCGTCAGCCCGCTCTGGCCGACAGACCCAACATGCCCTTCACCGAGGCCGTCATCCACGAGATTCAAAGGATAGGGAACATCGTTCCTATGGGGTTCCCCAAAATGGCTAGTAAAGATACTACACTGGGAGGATATTTGATACCGAAG GGTACGAGTGTGACGACATCTCTCGCATCTGTGCTGTTTGATAAGAATGAGTGGGCAACTCCTGACACCTTCAATCCTGATCATTTCTTGGATTCAGAGGGACATTTCCGCAGAAGAGAGGCCTTCCTACCGTTTTCTGCAG GTAAACGTGGGTGTTTAGGAGAACATCTGGCCAGGATGGAGCTGTTCCTTTTCTTTACGTCTTTTCTACAACGTTTCACCATATCTTCTGTTCCTGGAGAAATGCCCAGCCTGCAGGGAGTGATGGGCTTCACCTGCTCCCCTCAGGAGTTCCGGATCCTCGCTGAGCCTCGCTAA